A window of Ignavibacterium sp. contains these coding sequences:
- the trpA gene encoding tryptophan synthase subunit alpha, with protein sequence MSKIEATIKNDISNGRKVLSVFLTAGFPVVDGFSDLVLKTFESGADMIELGIPFSDPIADGPVIQHSSQVAIENGITLEKVFLIVSEIRKHSDKPIILMGYANPILKFGVTSFFSACNELKVDGLIIPDIPLEEYDSFFDPSVKNIDTILLVSPTSDNYRIKLIGEKSRGFVYCVSVKGITGERNSVSQESLDYIKKVKTILPDKNILVGFGISNPQIAKRFASVSDGVIVGSAAIKLLAENKFEEMFFLLNSIKNELSFQ encoded by the coding sequence ATGAGCAAAATAGAAGCAACTATTAAAAATGATATATCGAATGGAAGAAAAGTTCTTTCAGTTTTTCTGACTGCAGGATTTCCTGTTGTTGATGGATTTTCAGATTTGGTTTTAAAGACATTTGAATCCGGTGCAGACATGATCGAATTGGGAATTCCATTCAGCGATCCAATTGCTGATGGTCCGGTTATTCAACATTCATCTCAGGTTGCTATTGAGAATGGAATTACTTTAGAAAAAGTTTTTCTAATCGTTAGTGAAATCAGAAAACACTCAGATAAACCAATTATTCTAATGGGTTATGCGAATCCGATTTTAAAATTTGGTGTTACTTCATTTTTTTCAGCTTGTAATGAATTAAAAGTTGATGGCTTGATTATTCCGGATATTCCATTAGAAGAATATGATTCATTCTTTGATCCTTCTGTAAAAAACATTGATACAATTTTGTTGGTTAGTCCAACATCAGATAATTACAGAATTAAATTAATTGGAGAAAAATCCAGAGGATTTGTTTATTGCGTTAGTGTTAAAGGTATAACCGGAGAAAGAAACTCAGTTTCTCAGGAAAGCTTAGACTACATCAAAAAAGTAAAAACGATTTTACCCGACAAGAATATCTTAGTCGGATTTGGAATTTCTAATCCGCAGATTGCAAAGCGTTTCGCATCTGTGTCAGATGGAGTAATTGTCGGAAGTGCGGCAATAAAATTACTCGCTGAGAATAAATTTGAAGAGATGTTTTTTCTTCTCAACTCAATTAAAAATGAGTTAAGTTTTCAGTGA